ACGTATAACTTGAACCGACCTACTTTTATATACACGTTTCTACATTCATCGTCACTATTGCATGGCTGACTGACAACTGTTGGCTTCATCTTTATACGTTTCTACATTCATCATCACTATTGCATGGCTAACAGTCGGCTTCATCTTTATACGTTTCTACATTCATCATCACTATTCCATGGCTAACTGTCGGCTTCATCCTTAATCATGAGTGTAGACTATAGGAAGAGTTTTATATTTATACGTTTCTACCTTCATCATTACTGTCAATTATCAAATGGTAATTTACGCATGCACACCTCCATTTTCAGGGGAAAGTATaggggtttatatatatatatatatatatatatactcattcCGTTTTTATGCTAAAGTATTGGAGttttattttaagtatatttttttattggtaatttacACATGTGGTTTCCCATCTTCGTGGGAGATAAACAagaggaagtgccatttgaaCTAGAGCTCATCTAAGCCGTAGCTTATTATTAGCTACATCAAGTAAACAGGTGATCAGCAACAAAGTGAGAACATGAGCAGAGGAAGGACGTCCCTCCTCACAAGTActagcaataaataaataaaagagggtgcaacaaaagggaaaaaaactataaataaaaaagacacaaaacaaaggaaatgaCCATAATACAAGAGCATCACACTTCCTGGTCGCTCTTATTCTTCCCACTATGAAAAACATATTGTAACAACTTAAACTTGATATAACAGTACTCATAATCATAAATTAAGGAAACAAATACTTTCTTTATGGCATAAGATAGGGGAAACACAACACACCCAAATATGGGTTATCCTTTTTCTGATGATCTCCCACGACAAACATAAGAAGACGTGAATATACAAAGCCTAGATGAAATAGAACTCACATCCCATTTCCTAATACACAAGGAACAGTAAAATGAAGAGCAAATTGGAAATTTCTATCTATTACTCTAATGAGATGAGACTTGGGGGGAGACTGCTGACTGATGCTGCACTTACACAATTATATTTCTACCGAAAACCCAGCTGAATGGAATGATGGATGCTTGTTTGGCCCTTCCCTGAGCTCTCTCCTCCAACCTCCTAATCCTAGGGGGCAAACCACACACGAAATCTTGAGCTCTGCGCCCTTCACCAGAAAGACCTGTCAACTTCTCTACATTCCATCTTCCCACCAGAAACTCCAAAATATCAGCATAGTCCTTAGCAGTGTACACACCAAGCCGCTGGGCTACAGATGAGAAGTGCTCAAAAAGGTTATCATCCTGTCCATCATACATCAAGTGAGCTGGCATTGATATCTTTTTCCTCATCATGTCAGCCAAAGCCAAAATAGTATCATCTGGATCAATCTCAAAGAGTTTCTCCACAATCTTGGTGTAGGCAGTTTCATGGCGTTTTTCATCTGAGGCAATGGTTCCGCAAATCTGTGCCAGTTTCAAGTCCCCATGCTCCTTTGCTAGCCTGGCTGTGTTCCCGTGGGATATGAATGTTGCCCTCTCTTGAAATGAAGTGTAGATGAAGCCAAGGTAGGGGCTGTTTTCTGTTTTAGGATCCTAACAAgaacacataaaataaaaatcatgagAATAACACAAATCTACTTCTGGAACATTGCCTTTTATATAAACAATGACcacaaaacaataataataactaaagtGATCATGATTCTTTAACGATCCAATGATAATTCCAGTCTAGTAGCTGGGTAGATGCGACTATCTGTCAACTAACAAAGCTTAGGAAATAGATGGAAAGGAACTGGTCCCCACccccaagagagagagagagagagaggaagagagtgatgcaggaacataaaaataaaagaccaTTTAAATTTTGTCTCACTTTTGCTCTGTTTCTCTAAATGCTATTTATCacatcaattcaagcttaacaTACTGTCTAGTGAATGAGagaagattttaaaaagaattgaaGTGAGACTAGAAATTGAGAACCAACTATACTCAAAATATTCTCACTTCTGACAGTTTATATCAGTTTCAGATTTATAAACTTTGATATGTTTTCCTTACATTAAAAATTTCCTAAGTTCAACATCTGGAAATTATTTCCAAACTGTGTTTtggttttagaaaaaaaaagatactaaCAACAAAATTGACCAAGGGGGATTGAGAATCTCACCATTCCTGACCCTATCAAATACTGAATTGTCTTTTCAATTTGTTTCATGTCCACCCGTCCAGAGAGATAAAGATACTTGTTGAGAAGGTCACCATGCCTATTCTCTTCGGCAGTCCATGCCCTTGTCCATATTGCCCAAGAAGTAGGGCTTGCACCGGTCTCATCTCGAACACCATCCAGGGTATTAAGCATTGTCTGGTAAGTTGGAAGAGCTTCCTCTGTGATCATATCTCCAactaacacaacaaaatagTCATCAGGAAGTTCCATTGCTCTTGCCCTCAACTCCTTGACTTGCTCAAAGAATCCTTCCGATTCAGGTTCTGGCAGAAAATCTTGTGGCTGCCAACATTTCTCAACAGGCTTTAGGTGCACCAAGATGTTCTCCTC
The Quercus lobata isolate SW786 chromosome 10, ValleyOak3.0 Primary Assembly, whole genome shotgun sequence DNA segment above includes these coding regions:
- the LOC115964188 gene encoding stearoyl-[acyl-carrier-protein] 9-desaturase, chloroplastic-like, giving the protein MALSLNSMMSFPSHKLSSKSIKLGSPRVLMASTLHSTSKVAENLKKPHFAPREVHVQVTHSMPPQKVEIFKSLEGWAEENILVHLKPVEKCWQPQDFLPEPESEGFFEQVKELRARAMELPDDYFVVLVGDMITEEALPTYQTMLNTLDGVRDETGASPTSWAIWTRAWTAEENRHGDLLNKYLYLSGRVDMKQIEKTIQYLIGSGMDPKTENSPYLGFIYTSFQERATFISHGNTARLAKEHGDLKLAQICGTIASDEKRHETAYTKIVEKLFEIDPDDTILALADMMRKKISMPAHLMYDGQDDNLFEHFSSVAQRLGVYTAKDYADILEFLVGRWNVEKLTGLSGEGRRAQDFVCGLPPRIRRLEERAQGRAKQASIIPFSWVFGRNIIV